A window from Candidatus Hydrogenedentota bacterium encodes these proteins:
- a CDS encoding family 10 glycosylhydrolase codes for MDNQRGIFGWAALALVVAITAGSPAAVAGEGGGPVTPEQIKALRHEAAHKTRRIMYDNDGNEPVYSLEKPDPEALIDARTRAVVGTQVDTIVYCTWSSGFSMFTHNTKVGEIFACTEPEPGGKKGFSQNQTKAFIDQGMDPLMIIVDFCRQNGIEVFWSMRMNDCHDGWGGWYSPFLFPQLKKDHPEWLMGTPEKRPANGPWTAVDYGQPEIRDLAFKFFEEVCNNYDVDGVQMDFFRHLVYFRPHAEGRPVGQAELDMMTELIRRIRVMADEVGAKRGRPLLISVRVPDSVEMCRDVGFDIERWMQEDLIDILTVSCYFRLNPWQTSVELGHKYNIPVYPSLSESRLRDQDANSVRMTLEAYRARAMEAWQAGADGIYMFNFFDPHAPHWRELGDPKVLAPLDKVYTTGARGYGNLSFWYKGGEKFMHRDILNPEYPRTLAADAPVSVVMPVGEDVKAHPPVEATLRLRFKEAPVPEIVTVAINDARLVPSSQDGQWLDYPVDPAIVKQGDNTFAFGVRAGESAQPVLIDMLLWVRHPAAPPQ; via the coding sequence ATGGATAATCAACGCGGCATATTCGGATGGGCGGCGCTTGCGCTGGTAGTGGCAATCACGGCGGGCTCTCCGGCGGCCGTTGCCGGCGAGGGCGGCGGTCCCGTCACACCCGAACAAATCAAGGCGCTCCGCCACGAGGCGGCCCACAAGACCCGGCGCATCATGTACGACAACGACGGCAACGAACCGGTCTATTCCCTCGAAAAGCCCGACCCCGAAGCGCTGATTGACGCGCGCACACGCGCGGTCGTGGGCACCCAGGTCGACACCATCGTCTATTGCACATGGAGTTCAGGGTTCAGCATGTTCACCCACAACACGAAGGTGGGCGAAATATTCGCGTGTACCGAACCCGAACCGGGCGGCAAGAAAGGTTTCAGCCAGAACCAGACCAAGGCCTTCATCGACCAAGGCATGGATCCCCTCATGATCATCGTCGATTTCTGCCGCCAGAACGGAATCGAAGTCTTCTGGTCCATGCGCATGAACGATTGCCATGACGGCTGGGGCGGCTGGTACTCGCCTTTCCTGTTTCCACAACTGAAGAAGGACCACCCCGAATGGCTGATGGGAACGCCCGAAAAGCGGCCCGCGAACGGTCCCTGGACCGCCGTGGACTACGGCCAACCCGAGATCCGCGACCTCGCGTTCAAGTTCTTCGAGGAAGTCTGCAACAACTACGACGTGGACGGCGTGCAGATGGATTTCTTCCGCCACCTCGTGTATTTCCGGCCGCACGCCGAGGGGCGGCCCGTCGGGCAGGCCGAACTCGATATGATGACCGAGCTCATCCGGCGGATTCGCGTGATGGCCGACGAGGTGGGCGCGAAACGGGGCCGTCCGCTCCTGATCTCCGTGCGCGTGCCCGATTCGGTCGAGATGTGCCGCGACGTTGGCTTCGACATCGAGCGCTGGATGCAGGAAGATCTCATCGACATCCTCACCGTAAGCTGCTATTTCCGCCTCAATCCCTGGCAGACAAGCGTCGAACTCGGCCACAAATACAACATCCCCGTGTACCCGTCGCTGAGCGAGTCCCGATTGCGCGACCAGGACGCAAACAGCGTCCGGATGACCCTGGAAGCCTATCGTGCGCGCGCCATGGAGGCCTGGCAGGCGGGCGCGGACGGCATCTACATGTTCAACTTCTTCGACCCCCATGCGCCGCACTGGCGCGAACTGGGCGACCCCAAAGTGCTGGCTCCGCTCGACAAGGTCTATACGACCGGCGCGCGGGGATACGGCAATCTGAGCTTCTGGTACAAGGGCGGCGAGAAGTTCATGCACCGCGATATTCTCAATCCCGAATACCCGCGCACCCTCGCCGCCGATGCCCCGGTCTCCGTGGTGATGCCCGTGGGCGAAGACGTAAAGGCTCATCCACCGGTCGAAGCGACGCTGCGGCTGCGGTTCAAGGAAGCCCCTGTCCCGGAGATAGTCACCGTGGCGATCAACGATGCCCGGTTAGTCCCTTCCTCGCAGGACGGCCAGTGGCTCGACTACCCTGTCGACCCCGCAATTGTGAAACAGGGAGACAACACATTCGCCTTTGGCGTGAGAGCGGGCGAATCCGCCCAGCCCGTACTCATCGACATGCTCCTGTGGGTCCGCCATCCTGCTGCTCCGCCGCAGTAA
- a CDS encoding permease → MLVPTVFMGILAAVLLIVGFAKGEGQHVEGIRSGLAMTVSVLPLLLFAFLVAGMVQTLVSAETISRWVGAESGVRGIVIGTVAGGLAPGGPYVSLPIAAGLVRSGAGTGTMVAFLTAWSLWAVARLPMEVGVLGWRLTLARLASTFFFPPIAGLIAQLLFDQRK, encoded by the coding sequence ATGTTGGTACCAACCGTTTTCATGGGGATTCTGGCCGCTGTCCTGTTGATTGTGGGATTCGCCAAGGGAGAGGGCCAGCACGTTGAGGGTATACGGTCAGGGCTGGCCATGACCGTCAGCGTCTTGCCGCTGCTCTTGTTCGCATTCTTAGTCGCCGGAATGGTGCAGACCCTGGTTTCGGCGGAAACCATATCGCGCTGGGTAGGCGCCGAATCAGGCGTGCGGGGTATTGTCATCGGGACGGTTGCCGGCGGATTGGCCCCGGGAGGGCCATACGTGAGCCTGCCCATTGCGGCCGGCCTTGTGCGCTCCGGGGCAGGAACCGGAACGATGGTCGCCTTCCTGACCGCGTGGTCCCTCTGGGCTGTCGCACGGCTTCCTATGGAAGTCGGGGTGCTGGGGTGGCGGCTCACTCTCGCGCGGCTCGCGAGCACGTTCTTCTTCCCGCCCATCGCCGGCCTGATCGCCCAACTGCTGTTCGACCAACGGAAATAG